The following proteins are encoded in a genomic region of Paenibacillus sp. FSL R7-0273:
- the yaaA gene encoding S4 domain-containing protein YaaA, whose translation MKKILIHSGYIKLDQFLKLSDCVSTGGMAKALLQEGHVLVNGEVEERRGRKLYPGDRIEVQDNGVFEVEGGGIQE comes from the coding sequence ATGAAAAAAATACTTATCCACAGTGGATATATTAAGCTCGACCAGTTTTTGAAGCTCTCTGATTGTGTATCCACAGGGGGAATGGCAAAGGCTCTGCTCCAGGAGGGTCATGTGCTTGTTAACGGGGAAGTGGAAGAACGGCGTGGAAGAAAGCTCTATCCTGGTGATAGAATAGAGGTTCAGGATAACGGCGTTTTCGAGGTTGAAGGCGGCGGAATACAAGAGTAG